GTTACATGTTCTTTTTACTCTCTCTTTTTTAGTTACAACAACCACATGGGGTCAGAGAATGAGACACGGATTTCAGAATTTCTACTTCTGGGAATTTCAGAGGAATCCAGATGGCAACCCTTCCTCTTTGGGCttttcctgtccatgtacctggtcactgtgctggggaacctgctcatcatcctggccaccatctcagactcccacctgcacacacccatgtacttcttcctctccaatctGTCCTTTGTGGACATCtgcttcacctccaccaccatccccaagatgctggtgaacatccagACAGAGAGAAAGGCCATAACATATGAGGGATGCATCTTGCagatatattttttcatactCTTTGGAGTTTTGGATAATTTCCTTCTAACTGTGATGGCTTATGACCGCTTTGTAGCTATCTGTCACCCTCTGCACTACACGGTCATCATGAACCGCCAACTCTGTGTGTCCCTGGTGCTGGCATCCTGGATCACAAGTGCCCTGAATTCCCTGCTGCAAAGCTTAATGGTGTTGCGACTGTCCTTCTGCACGGACTTGGAAATCCcccacttcttctgtgaactgAATCAAGTGGTTCTGCTTGCCTGTTCTGACACTTTTCCTAATGACATGGTGATGTATTTTGCAGCAGGACTGCTGTTCTGTGGCCCCCTTGCTGGTATCCTGTACTCCTACTCCAAGATAGTCTCCTCCATCCATGCAATCTCATCAGCTCAGGGcaagtacaaagccttctccacctgtgcgtCTCACCTCTCCGTGGTCTCCTTATTCTATTGCACATGCCTAGGAGTCTACTTTAGCTCATCTGCTACACACAACTCACACTCCAGTGCAACAGCTTCGGTGATGTACAgtgtggtcacccccatgctgaaccccttcatctacagtctGAGGAATAAGGACATCACGGGAGCTCTGAGGAGACTCTTTGTTGGCAAGCTATAGAGGTGATGTTTTTTTCAGGAAGTGCCTGGGGTCCTACTGCTCTCACCTGCAGAGCCAGAAATCACAGTCCTTTAATCAGATCCTAATGTAGAATGTgctctttcattcatttcctgtagtttttattctttcacttcAACTTCTTTGTTGAATGTAGACAACCTCATTAATAAGTTTTCTACTCTGTTAGccaatgtttttctctttctccttttcccagTGTTCTTCTAGATCTCAGATCAGGTGTGGTTTAGAGATTCCCAACAGTCCCACAGAAAGAAGATGCACTAATCCTGGAATGAACTGCACTTGCAGCTGGGTCGTGTgtcattttattatagaaaaaaaaccctgaaaccaCAATtcttcaatgttttgttttttcttgctgTCTACAAAGCTGCCTTACTTGGTCTATGTTATAATATAAACTTCAACAAACCAGTGATTTTATAGTTCATCGTGGGAGAGTATATTCACAGGTATATGATGCTCTTATTCAGCACAGTTTTCAAAACATGGTATATTTCATGGTAAAGAGTAATAATGAAAAACTTCAATTGAATGCACATTAAACGTGTGTGATGTTACATGTTTATATTAAACACACCAAGAAGGACAAATCACACACATCAATGACTTAGTGTGATCTTAGAGTCAGAGGAACTTATGTTTTCAAGTTTCAATCAGACGTTGAATTTTCAGCCATACCTCTATGATAGGTCTATTTTTGATAATGTACATCTACTCATTGAAATGTGAAATCTTGGTGTCTGCACAAAGGAATTTATTCAGAGCCTGAAGGATTCAGCATCAAGTTCTTTCTATTCAGGACATAATCTTGCTCTTCTTGTTTAAAAATTCCTGGTGCTGACGAAAATCATGACCCCTTCCCTTGACATTAACAAAATACCTCAcctgttacatttttttttgtagacattAATGAGCAGGTGAGTGAATTGTGTGAACATttactctaattttattttcatttcatcttttatgTTCTAAACTTTCTTCAGTGCTTATGAGCAATGGATGACTTCAGTAAGAACTTGAATCCCGCCTGTAGAGCCACAACCAGGGTAGACAAACTCACAATTCTGGTGAGGAGTGATGGGggattagaaaataaagatagttGGGATAAGGTGGtgtgctgctctctgatggagaaggaGATCTAAAGAGTTATGCCAACAGTCTTTATTATATGTGTATCATTACTAGGTTAAAGACTATGAAAACATTATACTTTGTACTGAGAAAGTTACAGAACTAGAAACACCTATGCAGCTTTCCCAAGTTGCAATCCATAGTTGCAATGTAAGGAGTTTTGTGTAGCACTCAAGGaggtccattgtttaaagttactgttaagcaGGCCAGCAGAGCTAGGGAAACATTGTGGTCATCTAGCATGAGAATTCCTCTGCCCCCTGAAGCTATGCTCCTGAGATCAAGGACGAAGCTCATAAGACTCTTCCTCAGAGTCTCCTCATGCAGGGTAATACCACAGCAGCTAGGTAATATCTAGACATTAACAAAATACCTCACCCgttacaattcacaatagaaatATTCCCAGGCACCAGGAACACTGCAgccatgaggtcatcagagaccccaatctcaGTCACTGCTCTCCATTCTGTGGTGCCTTGGCAAGGAGGTTGTGCACGGAGCACAAGGGATTCCCCTACAAACATGCATGTTCTTCCCATCTCCCCTGCTTACCTGGAATGGAAACTCAACAATGGTCACTTTCTAAAATACCACAGTGAATCACATGTATTTGGtgatatgtataatatttatttcataattaaaataataatattaataatactaGAAAAGAGATTATCAGAGTAGAACAACAGATCAAAgtaagggagaggggagggaaaaggaaggtactAGGAATGAGATTGAGTGAATCTTGTTACCTGCATATCTGAACATGGAATAATACAtctcactatcatgtataactttaataacaaacaaataagaggcatagatacacaatggaatattatacagctttgagaaagaagaaattgcCGTCATGTATAACAACATGAAAGGAACTTGAGGACACTGTGCAGAGATATAAGGCAGGCTCAGAAAAAATAAACACTGTCTGATGTCACTTATGTGTAGAATCTGAACAAGTCAACCTTGTAGAAAAAGAGCAGAAGGGTGGTTACCAAGGGTGGGAAGGGGGTGTTGGAAGAAAGAGTATGTGTCCAAAGATGCAGAGCTTCAGTTACACTGGAGGAATGTGCTTTAGGGATCTATCACACTGCCTGGTGACCTCAGGTGATGATAATGTATTGCATAGTTTTAAATTACTaggcagatttttaaatatagaattaccTGTGCACCTGGCAACCAGTGAATCAAGAGAAATCCCAAGGGATTATCAGacataaagaagactgaaatccTGTCACTGACAGCAAAATGGCTGAGCTAGAGGACGTCAAGGTGATCCAAATGAGACAGAAACAGCAGGGCAGATATCACTACCTCCCTCTCCTGAACAGAAACCCAAACAGAGAGGGACTGGAGTTGAGGGGGCTGCCAGGGACTGTGCTGAGTGctgtgggaggcaggagggagagtAGAGTGGAGGGGCAGCCGTGACCAATGCCCCATGCAGGCCTGGGTGTGTAAGTCACTGTGAATCCCATTAATCTGCACCAGAGATGTGGGCCAATAACAGTGAAAAATAACATACAAATAATACAGCAAAACAGAGCTGAGCAACATCTCTGGGCTCCCCCTAATGGCAGGGAGGAGGACAATTTTCTGAAGGTATCTGAGAAGTCAACCCAAAGTCCACGCTTTGGAGTTGCAGGGACTTTGTAAACACAGCTTCCTAAATTTCATGAGACAAGCCTTGCTACGGTGCCTGGGCAGGCccagaactcctgggctcaagtgattatCTCACTCCAGCCTCCTAAaaacctgggattacaggtgtgtgacacgtTACCCAAACAGAAGGGACAtctgttaaaaacaaaagagacTATTTATAAGGTAATAATCTCAGAGCATTGTGCATAAAAGGATCTAAATATTATCACTTATAATTACCAATGGTCTGATGGTGTGCTTGCTTGCTCAATTATTAACTTATTTACTTAAGATGCTAAAATGGACATGGCAATTTAACTACTTTTTGTCAAAAAGAGATCAATCCTAGAAGTGGAGGAGCTGTGGCTACCAGAGCTGGGGAGGGTGTGGGAAGGACCTGAGAGGAGGGCAGGGACACAGGGTGATGCTCACAGGAGGGGTGACTCCAAGTGCTCTCTGGCTCAGTGGGGTAGCTGTGGGCCACAGCTGCTGGTTGTAGATTTTGAAATAGCTGGTAGTGAAGATTCCAGTGATGTCCCCACCACAGAGAAGTGATGAATGTTGagggtgatggatatgttaattcaCTAATCATCACACACTGCACACATGCATTGAATGATCACTCTGTacccatatatacacacaattaattgttgattaatttttaacaataaaagtGTTGGGAAAATATCACCTGGTTGTTTGTGGAATGATATATTCTTTGTCTTGGTTGGGATCAGCTTCTGTGAAAAATGTGTGTTGAGAGATGTCTCTCTACAGTCAGGtgctagacacacacacacacacacacacacacacacacacacgatgacTTTGACAAATAGCTATGGACAGTGTTATCACTGTGAGAATGAGGACATCCAGAGCCCAACCTGGAGATGAGTTGTGCACGTCTTCATGGGATCTATGTCTAAGAACTGCAAGCTTCTCACTGTGGTTGGAAGGGATGGGTAGATCATTGCTGTCCCAGAAGCAGAATGTGGTATAGAGAACTTGATTAGCTGACAGGAAAGAGGGAGGTGGAATAATGGGTCAAACAGGAGAAAATCCTAGTCCTGTATAGCAAGCAAGGTGATGATACTTTATAATCATTCACTGTGTGTTTTCTAAAACACTAGAAGAGAGAAGTTGAAACAttctcaacacaaagaaatggtaaatgtatAAGGAACTCAAATTGCCACTTATTCCAAGTAGGTTAGTACACATTTTATACATGCATTGAATTATCACATTGTACAATCATTATATAACAATTCAAATATCAAAAGAAAGGAAGCTTTGGTAAATATACCAGATGTTCTCCTCAACAGATGCCAAAATTCTATGCAACACATTTACCAGAGCCTTAC
This genomic interval from Marmota flaviventris isolate mMarFla1 chromosome 1, mMarFla1.hap1, whole genome shotgun sequence contains the following:
- the LOC114084381 gene encoding olfactory receptor 7A40-like — protein: MGSENETRISEFLLLGISEESRWQPFLFGLFLSMYLVTVLGNLLIILATISDSHLHTPMYFFLSNLSFVDICFTSTTIPKMLVNIQTERKAITYEGCILQIYFFILFGVLDNFLLTVMAYDRFVAICHPLHYTVIMNRQLCVSLVLASWITSALNSLLQSLMVLRLSFCTDLEIPHFFCELNQVVLLACSDTFPNDMVMYFAAGLLFCGPLAGILYSYSKIVSSIHAISSAQGKYKAFSTCASHLSVVSLFYCTCLGVYFSSSATHNSHSSATASVMYSVVTPMLNPFIYSLRNKDITGALRRLFVGKL